A portion of the Krasilnikovia cinnamomea genome contains these proteins:
- a CDS encoding FAD-dependent oxidoreductase, with product MTDELRLSADVLVLGGGPAGTWAAVAAAGAGARVVLADKGYCGTSGAAAAGGNNVWYVPPDPAARERSVAERERAPGT from the coding sequence GTGACGGACGAGTTGCGGCTTTCCGCGGACGTACTGGTCCTCGGCGGCGGCCCGGCGGGCACCTGGGCCGCCGTCGCCGCCGCCGGGGCCGGCGCCCGGGTGGTGCTCGCCGACAAGGGCTACTGCGGCACCAGCGGCGCGGCCGCCGCGGGCGGCAACAACGTCTGGTACGTGCCGCCCGACCCGGCCGCCCGGGAACGCTCCGTGGCCGAGCGGGAGCGCGCGCCGGGCACCTGA
- a CDS encoding LLM class flavin-dependent oxidoreductase, with the protein MSRPGLLHLNAFLMGVGHHEAAWRLPQSDPYAHVDVAHYQNLARIAERGKLDSLFLADGPVLWDQVERRPSGTLEPTVLLTALAGVTERIGLIATASTTYNEPYNLARRFASLDLISGGRAGWNIVTTAGLDAARNFNLDHLPAHAERYERAAEFIDVSLKLWDSWDDEVILADKETGVWGDSDRIYPPAHAGRFYRVAGALNVPRSAQGHPLLVQAGSSENGRTFAAKYAEAVFTAHQTLTDAQEFYDDLKRRAAEHGRDPHHVKILPGIVPVIGDTEAQARELDAELNRLIRPEFALPGLAELLGVDVADLRLDAELPAHLPEEDELEGAKSRRTLVVNLGRRERLTVREIIARLGGGRGHLTFAGTPEQVADAITGWYDAGAADGFNIMPPVLPGSLEQFVDRVVPILQERGRFRTEYTGRTLREHYGLPRPANRNTAARQPTAARP; encoded by the coding sequence GTGAGCCGGCCGGGACTGCTTCACCTCAACGCGTTCCTCATGGGGGTCGGGCATCACGAGGCGGCCTGGCGGCTGCCGCAGAGCGACCCGTACGCCCACGTCGACGTCGCGCACTACCAGAACCTGGCCCGGATCGCGGAGCGCGGCAAGCTCGACTCCCTGTTCCTCGCGGACGGCCCGGTGCTGTGGGACCAGGTGGAACGGCGCCCGTCCGGGACGCTGGAACCGACCGTGCTGCTCACCGCGCTGGCCGGGGTCACCGAACGGATCGGGCTGATCGCGACCGCGTCGACCACCTACAACGAGCCGTACAACCTGGCCCGGCGGTTCGCCTCGCTGGACCTGATCAGCGGCGGCCGGGCCGGGTGGAACATCGTCACCACGGCCGGGCTGGACGCGGCCCGCAACTTCAACCTGGACCACCTGCCCGCCCACGCCGAACGCTACGAGCGGGCCGCCGAGTTCATCGACGTCTCCCTCAAGCTTTGGGACTCCTGGGACGACGAGGTGATCCTCGCCGACAAGGAGACCGGCGTCTGGGGCGACAGCGACCGGATCTACCCACCGGCGCACGCGGGCCGGTTCTACCGGGTAGCGGGCGCGCTCAACGTGCCCCGTTCGGCGCAGGGCCACCCCCTGCTGGTCCAGGCGGGATCGTCGGAGAACGGCCGTACCTTCGCGGCGAAGTACGCGGAGGCCGTGTTCACCGCGCACCAGACGCTCACCGACGCGCAGGAGTTCTACGACGACCTCAAGCGGCGCGCCGCCGAACACGGCCGCGACCCGCACCACGTCAAGATCCTGCCGGGGATCGTGCCCGTCATCGGCGACACCGAGGCGCAGGCGCGGGAACTCGACGCTGAACTCAACCGGCTGATCCGCCCCGAGTTCGCCCTGCCCGGCCTCGCCGAACTGCTCGGGGTGGACGTCGCCGACCTGCGCCTGGACGCCGAACTCCCGGCCCACCTGCCGGAGGAGGACGAGCTGGAGGGTGCCAAGAGCCGCCGTACGCTCGTGGTCAACCTGGGCCGCCGGGAACGCCTCACCGTCCGCGAGATCATCGCCCGGCTCGGCGGCGGCCGCGGCCACCTCACCTTCGCGGGCACGCCCGAGCAGGTCGCGGACGCCATCACCGGCTGGTACGACGCGGGCGCCGCCGACGGCTTCAACATCATGCCGCCGGTGCTGCCCGGCAGCCTGGAGCAGTTCGTCGACCGGGTGGTGCCGATCCTGCAGGAGCGCGGCCGGTTCCGCACCGAGTACACCGGACGCACCCTGCGCGAGCACTACGGGCTGCCCCGGCCCGCGAACCGCAACACGGCCGCACGGCAGCCGACGGCCGCCCGGCCGTGA
- a CDS encoding TauD/TfdA dioxygenase family protein encodes MTLAPSIPDIRRIGGRIGAEIVGVDLAQPLDDGTISALNTALVEHKVLVFRDQQLDDAAHVRFASAFGPLTTAHPTVPSVDGNANVLNVEGGEGARANAWHTDVTFVVAPPKATTLRSLVIPPYGGDTLFANTAAAYADLPEHLRTLADKLWAVHTNEHDYAPHPQFRTDEAEQYHKVFVSKRYRTAHPLVRIHPESGVPNLFIGGFASSILGLSNTESRDLLRLLQAYVTRPENTLRHHWAVGDVVIFDNRTTQHYAADDYGDLPRKLHRVTVAGDVPVGADGAKSYVIEGDEAGHYTPQAAAS; translated from the coding sequence ATGACACTGGCACCCAGCATCCCGGACATCCGCCGCATCGGCGGCCGCATCGGCGCCGAGATCGTCGGCGTCGACCTCGCCCAGCCGCTCGACGACGGCACGATCAGCGCGCTGAACACCGCGCTGGTCGAACACAAGGTGCTCGTCTTCCGTGACCAGCAGCTCGACGACGCCGCGCACGTCCGGTTCGCCTCCGCGTTCGGTCCGCTCACCACGGCCCACCCGACCGTGCCGTCCGTGGACGGCAACGCCAACGTGCTCAACGTGGAGGGTGGCGAGGGAGCCCGGGCCAACGCCTGGCACACCGACGTCACGTTCGTGGTCGCCCCACCGAAGGCCACCACGCTGCGCAGCCTGGTCATCCCCCCGTACGGCGGGGACACGTTGTTCGCCAACACCGCCGCCGCGTACGCCGACCTGCCGGAGCACCTGCGGACGCTGGCCGACAAGCTGTGGGCGGTGCACACCAACGAGCACGACTACGCGCCCCACCCGCAGTTCCGTACCGACGAGGCGGAGCAGTACCACAAGGTGTTCGTCTCCAAGCGGTACCGCACCGCGCACCCCCTGGTGCGCATCCACCCCGAATCCGGCGTGCCGAACCTGTTCATCGGCGGCTTCGCCAGCAGCATCCTCGGGCTGTCGAACACGGAGTCCCGCGACCTCCTGCGGCTGCTGCAGGCGTACGTGACCCGGCCGGAGAACACCCTGCGCCACCACTGGGCCGTCGGCGACGTGGTCATCTTCGACAACCGGACCACCCAGCACTACGCGGCCGACGACTACGGCGACCTGCCCCGCAAGCTGCACCGGGTCACCGTGGCCGGGGACGTGCCGGTCGGCGCGGACGGCGCCAAGAGCTACGTCATCGAGGGCGACGAGGCCGGGCACTACACCCCGCAGGCTGCGGCGTCGTGA
- a CDS encoding ABC transporter permease, whose product MSSVTDTPLALRTPPATPIPAAPAAPSVPAYPWNRRILRGTGAVVTRVAAIAVLAAVWEIFPRLGLVDATFLPPLSEVLAAWWQLVLSGELIDHTRASLSRSLAGFGLAIVVAIPLGLLIGWYKPVANLLNPVLELFRNTAALALLPVFVLILGLGETSKVAIIFYACSWPILLNTVSGVRTVDPLLIKSARSLGLGPLRLFQKVILPAAVPTIFTGIRLAGAYSILILIAAEMVGAKAGLGYLINYAQYNFAVPDMYAGIITISAIGLVVNQVLVLTERRFSTWRTTN is encoded by the coding sequence ATGTCTAGCGTCACCGACACGCCGCTCGCGCTCCGCACGCCACCCGCGACGCCGATCCCTGCCGCCCCGGCGGCGCCGTCGGTCCCGGCGTACCCGTGGAACCGCCGCATCCTGCGCGGCACCGGCGCGGTCGTCACCCGGGTGGCGGCGATCGCCGTGCTGGCGGCCGTGTGGGAGATCTTCCCCCGGCTCGGCCTGGTCGACGCCACCTTCCTGCCGCCGCTGTCCGAAGTGCTGGCGGCGTGGTGGCAGCTCGTGCTGTCCGGCGAGCTGATCGACCACACGCGGGCCAGCCTGAGCCGGTCGCTGGCCGGGTTCGGCCTGGCCATCGTCGTGGCCATCCCGCTCGGCCTGCTGATCGGCTGGTACAAGCCGGTGGCAAACCTGCTCAACCCGGTGCTGGAGCTGTTCCGCAACACGGCCGCGCTGGCCCTCCTGCCGGTGTTCGTGCTCATCCTGGGGCTCGGCGAGACCTCCAAGGTGGCGATCATCTTCTACGCCTGCTCGTGGCCGATCCTGCTCAACACGGTCAGCGGGGTCCGCACGGTCGATCCGCTGCTCATCAAGTCGGCGCGCTCGCTCGGGCTGGGGCCGCTGCGGCTGTTCCAGAAGGTGATCCTTCCCGCCGCCGTGCCGACCATCTTCACCGGCATCCGGCTGGCCGGGGCGTACTCGATCCTCATCCTCATCGCCGCCGAGATGGTCGGCGCCAAGGCCGGCCTCGGCTACCTCATCAACTACGCGCAGTACAACTTCGCGGTCCCCGACATGTACGCCGGAATCATCACCATCTCGGCCATCGGCCTGGTCGTGAACCAGGTGCTCGTCCTCACCGAACGCCGCTTCTCGACCTGGCGCACCACCAACTAG
- a CDS encoding ABC transporter ATP-binding protein — translation MTAKIQFEDVGKAFQARGTTVTALQHINLTVRSGEFLVIVGPSGCGKSTLLDLLGGLAEPTSGRILVDGVPVSGPGLDRGVVFQQYALLPWRTAQSNVEFGLEAKRVPRRERAARAREYLDLVGLAGFHDRYPHELSGGMKQRVAIARSLAFDPDVLLMDEPFAALDAQTRDGLQDELLRIWEKTGKTIVFITHGIEEAVYLGQRVAVMTSRPGRIKQVVEVPLAARSATEDLRSDPAFAHYRHEIWSLLRTEVDKARNEELEVAHV, via the coding sequence ATGACCGCCAAGATCCAATTCGAGGACGTCGGCAAGGCGTTCCAGGCGCGCGGCACCACGGTCACCGCGCTGCAGCACATCAATCTCACCGTACGGTCGGGAGAGTTCCTGGTCATCGTCGGTCCCAGCGGGTGCGGCAAGTCCACCCTGCTCGACCTGCTCGGCGGCCTGGCCGAACCGACAAGCGGGCGGATCCTCGTCGACGGCGTACCCGTCAGCGGCCCCGGCCTGGACCGGGGAGTGGTCTTCCAGCAGTACGCGCTGCTGCCCTGGCGCACCGCGCAGAGCAACGTCGAGTTCGGCCTGGAAGCCAAGCGGGTGCCCCGCCGCGAACGGGCCGCCCGGGCCCGCGAGTACCTGGACCTGGTCGGGCTCGCCGGATTCCACGACCGGTACCCGCACGAGCTGTCCGGCGGGATGAAGCAGCGGGTGGCGATCGCCCGCAGCCTCGCCTTCGACCCCGACGTGCTGCTGATGGACGAGCCGTTCGCCGCGCTCGACGCGCAGACCCGCGACGGCCTGCAGGACGAGCTGCTGCGGATCTGGGAGAAGACCGGCAAGACCATCGTGTTCATCACCCACGGCATCGAGGAGGCCGTCTACCTCGGCCAGCGGGTCGCCGTGATGACCTCCCGGCCCGGCCGGATCAAGCAGGTCGTCGAGGTGCCGCTGGCCGCCCGGTCCGCCACCGAGGACCTGCGCTCCGACCCGGCGTTCGCCCACTACCGCCACGAGATCTGGAGCCTGCTGCGCACCGAGGTGGACAAGGCCCGCAACGAGGAGTTGGAGGTGGCCCATGTCTAG